One Kitasatospora sp. NBC_01287 DNA window includes the following coding sequences:
- a CDS encoding glycoside hydrolase family 3 N-terminal domain-containing protein — translation MDSRTRWLIGCLALLLAGCGPAAAPRAGLAATPAAPATPSAVPGAAGAASPVPAAGPGTASAPAAAPSAADSPSLAPPAALTSPAAPGAPTLTPDQLAGQRVVYSYQGATVPESLLTAVRSGRAAGVIFFGANTADPVAFQRAVAALRQAQRQSPVQLPLLLMTDQEGGQIRRLAGAPDLSAQAIGRSTNPQAAAAEAGSSAARNLSAAGLNVNLAPVLDVYARDGDFIDATQRSYSDDPTAVASLGSAFITAQQQAGVAATAKHFPGLGTAPAGANTDQGPVTLTVSRQQLAEADEAPYPAAIGAGVDLVMVSWAVYPALDPDHPAGLSPAVVGGELRDRLGFHGVTVTDALEAGALKAYGGTGQRAVAAAHAGMDLLLCSAQDPDQGQDATTALADALTTGRLDRTGFAAAVARVNALRAGLH, via the coding sequence ATGGACTCACGCACCCGCTGGCTGATCGGCTGCCTCGCCCTGCTGCTGGCCGGCTGCGGCCCCGCCGCGGCGCCGCGCGCCGGCCTGGCCGCCACCCCGGCCGCGCCGGCCACACCGAGTGCCGTGCCCGGCGCGGCCGGCGCCGCGTCACCCGTCCCCGCCGCCGGCCCGGGCACCGCTTCCGCGCCCGCCGCCGCGCCCTCGGCCGCCGACTCCCCCTCGCTGGCCCCGCCCGCCGCGCTGACCTCCCCCGCCGCTCCGGGCGCGCCCACCCTCACCCCCGACCAGTTGGCCGGTCAGCGCGTCGTCTACTCCTACCAGGGCGCCACCGTCCCCGAGTCGCTGCTGACCGCCGTGCGCTCCGGACGGGCCGCCGGGGTGATCTTCTTCGGGGCCAACACCGCCGACCCGGTCGCCTTCCAGCGCGCGGTCGCCGCGCTGCGCCAGGCCCAGCGGCAGAGCCCGGTGCAGCTGCCGCTGCTGCTGATGACCGACCAGGAGGGCGGCCAGATCCGCCGGCTGGCCGGGGCGCCGGACCTCTCCGCACAGGCGATCGGCCGGAGCACGAACCCACAGGCGGCCGCGGCCGAGGCCGGCAGCTCGGCCGCCCGGAACCTGAGCGCCGCCGGACTGAACGTCAACCTCGCCCCCGTGCTGGACGTCTACGCGCGGGACGGCGACTTCATCGACGCCACCCAGCGCTCCTACAGCGACGACCCGACGGCCGTGGCCTCGCTCGGCAGCGCCTTCATCACCGCGCAGCAGCAGGCCGGGGTGGCGGCGACGGCCAAGCACTTCCCGGGTCTGGGCACCGCGCCCGCCGGGGCCAACACCGACCAGGGTCCGGTCACGCTGACCGTCTCCCGGCAGCAGCTGGCCGAGGCCGACGAGGCACCGTACCCGGCCGCGATCGGCGCCGGGGTCGACCTGGTGATGGTCTCCTGGGCGGTCTACCCCGCGCTCGACCCGGACCACCCGGCCGGCCTGTCACCCGCCGTGGTCGGCGGCGAGCTGCGCGACCGGCTGGGCTTCCACGGCGTGACCGTCACCGACGCGCTGGAGGCCGGTGCGCTCAAGGCCTACGGCGGCACCGGGCAGCGTGCCGTGGCCGCCGCGCACGCGGGCATGGACCTGCTGCTCTGCTCCGCCCAGGACCCCGACCAGGGACAGGACGCCACCACCGCGCTCGCCGACGCGCTGACCACCGGCCGGTTGGACCGGACCGGCTTCGCCGCCGCGGTCGCCCGGGTCAACGCCCTGCGCGCCGGCCTGCATTGA
- a CDS encoding NUDIX domain-containing protein, whose product MARPEGIAVSCVFVCHDGTGRLLLARRAAGARDEPGRWDCGAGALEFGESFEAAVAREVREEYTAPALATTVLGVRNVLRGEPVDSHWVAVVCAVRVDPAQVAIGEPAKFDALGWFAPDQLPEPRHSQLDATLALVDLRRF is encoded by the coding sequence ATGGCCCGCCCCGAGGGCATCGCGGTCTCCTGCGTCTTCGTCTGCCACGACGGCACCGGCCGGCTGCTGCTGGCCCGGCGCGCCGCCGGCGCCCGCGACGAGCCGGGGCGCTGGGACTGCGGGGCCGGCGCGCTGGAGTTCGGCGAGAGCTTCGAGGCGGCGGTGGCCCGCGAGGTGCGCGAGGAGTACACGGCCCCGGCGCTGGCGACCACCGTGCTCGGGGTGCGCAACGTGCTGCGCGGCGAGCCGGTGGACTCGCACTGGGTGGCCGTGGTCTGCGCGGTGCGGGTCGACCCGGCCCAGGTGGCGATCGGCGAGCCGGCGAAGTTCGACGCGCTCGGCTGGTTCGCCCCGGACCAGCTGCCCGAGCCCCGGCACTCCCAACTCGACGCCACCCTCGCCTTGGTCGATCTGCGGCGTTTCTGA
- a CDS encoding HAD family hydrolase, with amino-acid sequence MRRDRQVLVFDADDTLWENNIRFERAIEAFLDQVVPPAPDRAAARAALDVIEAANAATHGYGAQVFLRSLGECFEQLHRRPATAAELAGFAALAATITTAEVELLPGVAETLASLAERHQLLLLTKGDRAEQQAKVDASGLAGLFAAVHIVPEKDVVVYRRLAEQHTLTPERTWMVGNSPKSDILPARLAGLNAVFIPHQHTWVLENDAELDPHDGGVLQLAAFAELGEHF; translated from the coding sequence ATGCGACGCGACAGGCAGGTACTCGTCTTCGATGCCGACGACACCCTCTGGGAGAACAACATCCGCTTCGAGCGGGCGATCGAGGCCTTCCTGGACCAGGTGGTCCCGCCCGCACCCGACCGCGCCGCCGCGCGCGCGGCGCTCGACGTGATCGAGGCGGCCAACGCCGCCACCCACGGCTACGGCGCCCAGGTCTTCCTGCGGAGCCTGGGCGAGTGCTTCGAGCAGCTGCACCGGCGGCCGGCCACCGCGGCCGAGCTGGCCGGCTTCGCGGCACTGGCCGCCACGATCACCACCGCCGAGGTGGAGCTGCTCCCCGGGGTGGCCGAGACCCTGGCCTCGCTCGCCGAGCGGCACCAGCTGCTGCTGCTCACCAAGGGCGACCGGGCCGAGCAGCAGGCCAAGGTGGACGCCTCGGGCCTGGCCGGGCTCTTCGCGGCGGTGCACATCGTGCCGGAGAAGGACGTCGTGGTGTACCGCCGGCTGGCCGAACAGCACACGCTCACCCCCGAGCGCACCTGGATGGTCGGCAACTCGCCGAAGTCCGACATCCTGCCCGCCCGGCTGGCCGGGCTGAACGCCGTCTTCATCCCGCACCAGCACACCTGGGTGCTGGAGAACGACGCCGAACTGGACCCGCACGACGGCGGGGTGCTCCAGCTGGCGGCCTTCGCCGAGCTCGGGGAGCACTTCTGA
- a CDS encoding calcium:proton antiporter: protein MTGPLTTTVTAALSRWTLLLPPLAAVLLLLVWGRDLPAAAAALTGLVLVGAVLAAVHHAEVVAHRVGEPLGSLLLAVAVTVIEVALILTLMVDAPDKNSTLARDTVFAAIMITCNGIVGLCLLLGALRTRVAVFNPEGTGAALATVATLATLSLALPSFTTSTPGPLFSPTQLTFASVAALVLYGLFVATQTVRHREYFLPPNLHDTPTDPDPHDERPTSRAAALSLVLLMIALIAVVGLAKAVSPTIERGVTAAGLPASVMGVVIAMLVLLPETIAAVRSARRDQVQIGLNLALGSAMASIGLTIPAVALASVWLSGPLVLGLGASHLVLLALTVAVGTLTVIPGRATPLQGGVHLSVLAAYVVLAVSP from the coding sequence ATGACCGGACCACTGACCACCACCGTGACCGCCGCCCTGAGCCGGTGGACCCTGCTGCTGCCCCCGCTGGCGGCGGTGTTGCTCCTGCTGGTCTGGGGGCGGGACCTGCCCGCCGCGGCGGCGGCGCTGACCGGCCTGGTGCTGGTGGGCGCGGTGCTGGCGGCCGTGCACCACGCCGAGGTGGTCGCGCACCGGGTCGGTGAGCCGCTCGGGTCGCTGCTGCTGGCGGTCGCGGTGACGGTGATCGAGGTCGCGCTGATCCTGACCCTGATGGTGGACGCCCCGGACAAGAACTCCACCCTCGCCCGGGACACCGTCTTCGCGGCCATCATGATCACCTGCAACGGGATCGTCGGCCTCTGCCTGCTGCTCGGCGCGCTGCGCACCCGGGTGGCGGTCTTCAACCCGGAAGGCACCGGCGCGGCGCTGGCCACCGTGGCGACCCTGGCCACGCTCAGCCTGGCGCTGCCCTCCTTCACCACCAGCACCCCGGGGCCGCTCTTCTCGCCGACCCAGCTCACCTTCGCCTCGGTGGCCGCCCTGGTGCTGTACGGGCTCTTCGTGGCCACCCAGACGGTGCGGCACCGCGAGTACTTCCTGCCGCCCAACCTGCACGACACCCCCACCGACCCCGACCCGCACGACGAGCGCCCCACCAGCCGCGCGGCGGCCCTGAGCCTGGTACTGCTGATGATCGCGCTGATCGCCGTGGTCGGGCTGGCCAAGGCGGTCTCGCCCACCATCGAGCGCGGCGTCACCGCGGCCGGGCTGCCCGCCTCGGTGATGGGCGTGGTGATCGCGATGCTGGTGCTGCTGCCGGAGACCATCGCCGCGGTCCGTTCCGCCCGGCGCGACCAGGTGCAGATCGGGCTCAACCTGGCGCTCGGCTCGGCGATGGCCAGCATCGGGCTGACCATCCCGGCCGTGGCGCTGGCTTCGGTCTGGCTGAGCGGGCCACTGGTGCTGGGGCTGGGCGCCAGCCACCTGGTGCTGCTCGCGCTCACCGTGGCGGTGGGCACGCTGACCGTGATCCCGGGCCGGGCCACCCCGCTGCAGGGCGGGGTGCACCTGTCCGTCCTGGCCGCCTACGTGGTCCTGGCGGTCAGCCCCTAG